From the genome of Desulfuromonadales bacterium:
CGATTTCAAGGGAATGCGCCTGCGCACCCCCGGCTGGTACATGGACATCATGAACTCCCTCGGCGCCTCGGTCACCCCCCTGCCCGGCGGCGAGGTCTACCTCGCCCTGGAGCGCGGCGTCATCGATGCCGCCGAGTTCTCCTCCCCCGCCATCAACTACCCGATGGGCTTCGACGAAATCACCAAGTACGTCCTCGAGCCGGGCGTGCATCAGCCCTCGGTACAGTGCGCCTTCTTCATCAACAAGGATGCTTATAACAAGCTGCCGGCCGACCTGAAGTGGATCATCGACATCGCCGCCAAAGAGACTCAGCTCTGGTCCACCGCCTGGCAGGAGCAGTTGAACATCGAGGCGATCAAGCTGTTCAAGAAGAAGGTCGAATTCGTGAAGATGGACGACGAGGCGATGACCGCCTTCGCCAAGCGCACCAAGGAGTACCTGGAGGAAGTCAAGGCCAAGCACCCCGAGGTGAAGAAGACCCTCGACTCCCAGGAGCAGTTCAAGAAGGACTTCGCGGACTGGCGTGAGATCCGCAGCGGCCTGACTCCCTGGCCGATCGACGACTTCATCAAGGGCAAGCGCCTGCAGTAACCGTCTGACCTGGCGGCGGGGGGAGTTTTCCCCCGCCGCTTTTTCCCGGGCAGCGAAAAGCTGTCCGTAAGCTTGCGAGGTCCCCATGCAGCAAATCGCCCGTTCCATCGATGCCCTCAACGAATTCGTGGGGCGTTATTCATCCTATCTGATCCTTCTCCTGATCTCGGTGGTCGGCTACGAGGTCCTGATGCGCTACGCCTTCAATGCGCCGACCATCTTCGCCTTTGAATTGACCGTGTTTCTGTACGGAGCCCACTATTCCCTGTCCCTGGCCTATGCACACAAACACAACACGCACGTGGCCATCGATGTCCTGGAATCGCGCCTGCCGCAGAGGCCGCGCACGATTTTACGCATCTTCAGCTATCTGGTGATCTTCCTTCCGACCCTCGGGATTCTGACCGCCGGCGCGGTCGTCTATGCCCTCGATTCCTTGCAAGCCCGCGAGCTGGCCTCCTCCTCCTGGGCGCCGGCCGTTTATCCCTACAAGATCATCATGGCCATCGGCTTCATCCTCTGGTCCCTGCAGGGGATAGCCCGATTGATCGACGATTTCCGTTCCCTGCGCAGCTCCTGAGCAGTGCCAGACCCTTCCGGAGACAGATTTGTATGACGCCTGAAATCATGACCCTGCTGATGTTCGGCACCCTGATTGTCGCCATTGCCCTGGGGCATCCGCTGGCGATTACCCTCGCGGGGGTGGCGAGCCTTTTCGGCCTGATCGAGAACGGCTTCAACGTGCCGGCTCTGCTCGACCTCTTCGCCAACAACGGCTGGGGGATTTTCCTGAACTACACCCTGGTGGCGGTGCCGCTCTTCATCTTCATGGCCCAGATCCTCGACCGCTCACAGGTTTCCGAGGGGCTGTTCGACGCCATGTATGTCGTCCTCGGCGGCGTGCGCGGCGGCCTGGGTCTCGCGGTCATCCTCGTTTCCACCGTCCTCGCCGCCACCACCGGCATCGTCGGCGCCTCGGTCGTCGCCATGGGGCTGATGGCCGGACCGACCCTCTTGCGCCGCGGCTACGACCGCGGGATGTCCTCCGGGATCATCTGCGCATCGGGGACGCTGGGGATACTCATCCCGCCCTCGATCATGCTGGTCGTCTACGGCGGCCTGACCGGGATGAAGGAAACATCGGTCGGCAATCTCTTTGCCGCCGCCTTCATCCCCGGTCTGCTCCTTTCGGGCCTCTACTGCGT
Proteins encoded in this window:
- the dctP gene encoding TRAP transporter substrate-binding protein DctP, which codes for GLDTEGYNIWLYERGGLEQMQELYGKFNLFALPGGNGGQEMGFFSNKKATKMADFKGMRLRTPGWYMDIMNSLGASVTPLPGGEVYLALERGVIDAAEFSSPAINYPMGFDEITKYVLEPGVHQPSVQCAFFINKDAYNKLPADLKWIIDIAAKETQLWSTAWQEQLNIEAIKLFKKKVEFVKMDDEAMTAFAKRTKEYLEEVKAKHPEVKKTLDSQEQFKKDFADWREIRSGLTPWPIDDFIKGKRLQ
- a CDS encoding TRAP transporter small permease subunit, which translates into the protein MQQIARSIDALNEFVGRYSSYLILLLISVVGYEVLMRYAFNAPTIFAFELTVFLYGAHYSLSLAYAHKHNTHVAIDVLESRLPQRPRTILRIFSYLVIFLPTLGILTAGAVVYALDSLQARELASSSWAPAVYPYKIIMAIGFILWSLQGIARLIDDFRSLRSS